In Salmo salar chromosome ssa14, Ssal_v3.1, whole genome shotgun sequence, the sequence cactacctgagccacttgtgtgggttgtagactctgtctcatgctaccactagagtgaaagcaccgccagcattcaaaagtgaccaaaacatcagccaggaagtataggaactgagaagtggtctgtggttaccacctgcagaaccactcctttattgggggtgtcttgctaattgcctataatttccacctgttgtctattccattttcacaacagcatgtgaaatgtattgtcaatcagtgttgcttcctaagtggacagtttgatttcacagaagtgtgattgacttggagttacattgtgttgtttaagtgttcccttaatttttttgagcagtgtatatctgcaaaaaatatatatgggggattggaagtgatgcagacaattacattaatggaagctacaatctatcaaCAATATTAAAGTTGATCtacccctttaaaaaaaaaaaatgctacaTTTTATTTTCAAATAAGACACACTGGTTTGTCAATGGGAAAATATGGTCAGATGAACGCATCTCTCGGTACATTCTTCCCTGAAACATCCATTTTCATTGTCCACCTTTCTTTTGATACTTTTTGAGAGCGATATTATCTGTTGCTATCAAGTTAATTGTTCTGAAGAAATGTTGACGTTAAAAAGAGTAGTATAACCTACAGTAGGCTACGTAGAACTGTTTTCCCCACCAATCAGCGTACAGTAGGCTACGTAGAACTGTTTCCCCACCAATCAGCACACAGAGAAATAGAAACTACAGTAGACTACGTAGAACTGTTTCCCCCACCAATTAGCGCACAGAGAAATAGAAACTACAGTAGGCTACGTAGAACTGTTTCCCCCACCAATCAGCACACAGTAGACTACGTAGAACTGTTTCCCCCACCAATCAGCACACAGAGAAATAGAAACTACAGTAGTCTACGTAGAACTGTTTCCCCACCAATCAGCACACAGTAGGCTACGTAGAACTGTTTTCCCCACCAATCAGCGCACAGAGAAATAGAAACTACTGTAGGCTACGTAGAACTGTTTTCCCCACCAATCAGCACACAGTAGACTACGTAGAACTGTTTCCCCCACCAATCAGCGCACAGAGAAATAGAAACTACAGTAGGCTACGTAGAACTGTTTTCCCCACCAATCAGCACACAGTAGACTACGTAGAACTGTTTTTCCCCACCAATCAACGCACAGAGAAATATACAATATAATTGAATAGAGACATTGGTTATTTTATGAGtgtaatcagatcaaaatgattGTTATTGTCACTAAATGCATTATGTACTAATCAGATGTGTTAAACATGTTGTTCCATTTGTAGTGTAGGCCAATTAATTGTGCTAATATTGTTCTGGCCCGCCGACTATTAGCTCAGACAAACTTTGGCCCGAGGCCAAACCTAGTTGACGAACCCTggtgcagatgaaggggaggagacgggttaaagaagggtttttaagccttgagacaattgaaacatggattgtgtatgtgtgccattcagagggtgaatgggcaagacaaaatatttaagtgcttttgaacgggttatggttgtaggtgccaggcgcaccggtttgtgtcaagaactgcaaagctgctgggtttttcacactcaacattttcttgtgtgtatcaagaatggtccaccatccaaaagacatccaaccaacttgacacaactgtgggaaagcattggagtcaacatggaccagcatccctgtggaatgttttccacaccttgtagagtccatgttctGATGAATGGAGGCTGAGGACAAAAGGGGGTTCctagtgttttgtacactcagtgtatattatgtTGCAGGTATGAATAATGACCATGGTATATTCCAGGTATGAATAACGACCATGGTATATTCCAGGTATGAATAACGACCATGTTATATTCCAGGTATGATGAATGATATGTTGTATTCCAGGTATGAATAATTATATGTTATATTCCAGGTATGAATAACGACCATGTTATATTCCAGGTATGAATAATGACCATGTTATATTCCAGGTATGAATAATGACCATGTTGTATTCCAGGTATGAATAATGACCATGTTATATTCCAGGTATGAATAATGACCATGTTATAATCCAGGTATGAATAATGACCATGTTATAATCCAGGTATGAATAATGACCATGTTATAATCCAGGTATGAATAACGACCATGTTGTATTCCAGGTATGAATAATGACCATGTTGTATTCCAGGTATGAATAACGGCCATGTTGTATTCCAGGTATGAATAACGACCATGTTGTATTCCAGGTATGAATAATGACCATGTTGTATTCCAGGTATGAATAATGACCATGTTGTATTCCAGGTATGAATAATGACCATGTTGTATTCCAGGTATGAATAATGACCATGTTATATTCCAGGTATGAATAACGACCATGTTATATTCCAGGTATGAGGGCCAGAGAGACCAGCTGGCTCAGCAGTCCTTCAACATGGAACAGGCCAACTACACTATACAGTCCCTCAAGGATACCAAAACTACAGTAAGACCTGTCACTAACTACACTGTATCTGCTGTATAGCCCCACTACACCATCCAGTCCCTCAAGGATACCAAAACTACAGTAAGACCTGTCACTAACTACACTGTATCTGCTGTATAGCCCCACTACACCATCCAGACACTAAAGGACACTACAACTACAGTAGGACACTAAAACTACAGTAAGACCTGTCACTAACTACACTGTATCTGCTGTATAGCCCCACTACACCATCCAGACACTAAAGGACACTACAACTACAGTAGGACACTAAAACTACAGTAAGACCTGTCACAAACTACACTGGTAATTATGCCGTAACTACACTACAACCAAACTACACTGTAACTACATTACACAATAACCACACAATAACTCCACTACCCTGCAACTACACCACACTATAACTACACCAACactacactataactacaccATAACTTCACTACACTGTAACAACACTGTAACTACACTATAACTACAGcataactacactacactataaccACACAATAACTCCACTACCCTGTAACTACACCACACAATAACTACACCAACactacactataactacaccATAACTTCACTACACTGTAACAACACTAACTACACTAACTACACCATACCTACACTACTCTGGAACTACACTCTAACTACACTACACCgtaactacactacacactaactaCACCATAACTATACTACACTGTAACTTCACTATGACTACACTAACCAAACTACACTAACTACACCATAACTGCACTACACTGTAACTACACcataactacactacactaactaCACcataactacactacactacaactacaccataactacactacactgtaactacactacactataattACACTATAATGACACTATAACAAAACTACACTGACTACACCATAAGTACACTACACTGTGactacactataactacaccTTAACCAAACTACAGTGTAACTACACTAACTGCACAATAACTGCACAACACTGTCTACACTGTAACTACACTAACTACATCATAGTGACACTACGCTATAACTACACTACACCGTAACTACACTATCAAGACACTAACTATAATGTAATGACATTAACTACACTACACTGTAATTACACTATACCTGCACTGTAACTACACTACACTGTAACTACACCGTAACTACATCATAGTGACactacactataactacactacaCTGTAATGACACTAACTACACTACACTGTAATTACACTATACCTGCACTGTAAcgacactgacactacacataaCTACACTGTTACTACACTCTTACTACCATGTAACTACACTTACTACCATGTAACTACATTGTAACTACACTGTAACAACACCATGCAAATGTATCTTAATTCTGGACACAATCAGGTTACCGTAAGTGCATACAGTGGGTGATGTCATCAGTATTCTGCCTTCAAGTCTCCGGAAAACGTGTGTTTTGGACCGAGAGGCACCTTTCATTATAACGTTGGAGGAAATACATTCCGAGCATGTGAGGAACGTGTTTGCTCGCCTCTTAAatgttaaccagctagctaaGAAAATATTTGGTTGGCTACAGTTATGCTAAGCCATTTGCAAATCCTTTTAGCTGTGCTTGCTAGCTTGCTGGCTAActacagaggttagctggctagttagctacagtagttggcTACTGCCATGAAGTTGTTGTTGTGTTATCATATTTAGCCTGTTCCATCGCTTGCAGAATGCATACATTTGAATATAGCGCGGGAGAAGGGAATCCGGACACACTGTGGACACGGtggacacatttaaatgtaggtgtAGATGCATGACACGTTTGTAATTCCATGATCAGAACTCTATGATCAGAATACAAAAACTGCTTTAACTGTCGTGTATAGACAGGGCCTCAGACTACAATAAGGATTACACGATCTGTCTCTGTTCAGTTCTCTTCTGTCCCACGGAAGAGAACTGAAACATGCATGCAAAGCAGAGGGAATGGGTTTGATTAGATATAAAGGATTAGTCGTTGACTACTTGTCCTTTGTATTGTTGGTTCCCAGGTGGAGGCTATGAAGATTGGCGCTAAAGAGATGAAGAGGGCTTACAAGGACGTGAAGACCGATCAGATAGAAGTAACTCATTTCATGTGTTTATATCAGTTCTCTCACAGTATACGCTGTGGAGCTTCTTCATCATGTATGATGTGGTGTAGGACCTACAGGATCAGCTGGAGGATATGATGGAGGATGCCAAGGAGGTTCAGGAGTCTCTGAGTCGCAGCTATGGAACTCCTGAGATAGACGAGGACGACCTGGACGCAGGTAGGGATGTGGGtctaacagcaggtaggggtgtgggtctaacagcaggtaggggtgtgggtctaacagcaggtaggggtgtgggtctaacagcaggtaggggtgtgggtctaacagcaggtagaggtgtgggtctaacagcgggtaggggtgtgggtctaacagcggtaggggtgtgggtctaacagcaggtaggggtgtgggtctaacagcaggtaggggtgtgggtctaacagcaggtaggggtgtgggtctaacagcaggtagggggtgtgggtctaacagcaggtaggggtgtgggtctaacagcaggtaggggtgtgggtctaacagcaggtagagtgtgtgggtctaacagcgggtaggggtgtgggtctaacagcaggtaggggtgtgggtctaacagcaggtaggggtgtgggtctaacagcaggtagagttgtgggtctaacagcaggtagggatgtgggtctaacagcaggtaggggtgtgggtctaacagcaggtaggagtgtgggtctaacagcaggtagaggtgtgggtctaacagcggtaggggtgtgggtctaacagcgggtaggggtgtgggtctaacagcgggtaggggtgtgtgtctaACAGCAGGTAGAGTTGTGGGTCTAACAGCAGGTAGGGATGTGGGtctaacagcaggtaggggtgtgggtctaacagcaggtaggggtgtgggtctaacagcaggtagaggtgtgggtctaacagcgggtaggggtgtgggtctaacagcgggtaggggtgtgggtctaacagcgggtaggggtgtgggtctaacagcgggtaggggtgtgggtctaacagcgggtaggggtgtgggtctaacagcaggtaggggtgtgggtctaacagcgggtaggggtgtgggtctaacagcgggtaggggtgtgggtctaacagcGGGTTGGGGTGTGGGTCTAACAGTGGGTAGGGATGTGGGTCTAACAGCGGGTAGGGGTGTGGGTCTAACAGTGGGTAGGGGTGTGGGTCTAACAGGGGTAggggtgtgggtctaacagctggtagaggtgtgggtctaacagctggtaggggtgtgggtctaacagcaggtaggggtgtgggtctaacagcaggtcggggtgtgggtctaacagcaggtcggggtgtgggtctaacagcaggtagggatgggggTCTAACAGCGGGTAGGGATGTGGGTCTAACAGCGGGTAGGGATTTGGGTCTAACAGCGGGTAGGGGGGTGGGTCTAACAGCGGGTAGAGGTGTGGGTCTAACAGCGGGTAGGGATGTGGGTCTAACAGCGGGTAGGGATGTGGGTCTAACAGTGGGTAGGGATGTGGGTCTAACAGCGGGTAggggtgtgggtctaacagcgggtaggggtgtgggtctaacagcggtaggggtgtgggtctaacagctggtagaggtgtgggtctaacagctggtaggggtgtgggtctaacagcaggtaggggtgtgggtctaacagcaggtcggggtgtgggtctaacagcaggtcggggtgtgggtctaacagcaggtagggatgggggTCTAACAGCGGGTAGGGATGTGGGTCTAACAGCGGGTAGGGATTTGGGTCTAACAGCGGGTAGGGGGGTGGGTCTAACAGCGGGTAGAGGTGTGGGTCTAACAGCGGGTAGGGATGTGGGTCTAACAGCGGGTAGGGATGTGGGTCTAACAGCGGGTAGGGATGTGGGTCTAACAGCGGGTAggggtgtgggtctaacagcaggtaggggtgtgggtctaacagcaggtagggttgtgggtctaacagcaggtaggggtgtgggtctaacagcaggtaggggtgtgggtctaacagcagGTAGGGATTTGGGTCTAACAGCGGGTAGGGGGGTGGGTCTAACAGCGGGTAGAGGTGTGGGTCTAACAGCGGGTAGGGATGTGGGTCTAACAGCGGGTAGGGATGTGGGTCTAACAGCGGGTAGGGATGTGGGTCTAACAGCGGGTAggggtgtgggtctaacagcaggtaggggtgtgggtctaacagcagGTAGGGTTGTGGGTCTAACAGCATGTAggggtgtgggtctaacagcaggtaggggtgtgggtctaacagcaggtaggggtgtgggtctaacagcaggtagaggtgtgggtctaacagcaggtagaggtgtgggtctaacagcaggtaggggtgtgggtctaacagcaggtaggggtgtgggtctaacagcaggtaggggtgtgggtcttacagcaggtaggggtgtgggtctaacagcaggtaggggtgtgggtctaacagcaggtaggggtgtgggtctaacagcagGTAGAGCTGGATGCCCTAGGGGATGATGTTGTTGTGTGTTGTCAGAGCTGGATGCCCTAGGGGATGATGTTGTTGTGTTTTGTCAGAGCTGGATGCCCTAGGGGATGAGTTGTTACTGGATGATGACAGTTCCTACCTGGATGAGGCTTCCTCTGCCCCCTCCATCCCAGAGGGCGTACCCAACGACAGTAAAACCAACAAGTTAAGACACAGCcctagcctgcacagagccctgacctcaacccatcgaacacctttggaatgaattggaatacagactgtgagccaggcccaatcgcccaacatcagcgctcgatctcactaatgctcttgtggctgaatggaagcaagtccccgcagcaatgttccaacatctagtggaaagccttcccagaagagtggaggctgttatagcagcaatgttccaacatctagtggaaagccttcccagaagagaggaggctgttatagcagcaatgttccaacatctagtggaaagccttcccagaagagtggaagctgttatagcagcaatgttccaacatctagtggaaagccttcccagaagaccaactccatattaatgcccatcattttggaatgagattttcaatcagcaggtgtccacgtacttttggtcatgtagtgtacttatacagtgcatttggaaagtattcagaccccttgactttttccacattttgttacgttacagccttgttttaAAATGGAATCAACATTATctcgtaatgacaaagcaaaattggttttagacattttagcaaatgtattaaaaataacacCCTTTTCTCAGttctttgctgaagcacctttggcagctattacagcctcaagtgttcttgggtatgacgctacaagcttggcacacctgtatttggggagtttctcccattcttctctgcagatcctttcaagctctgtcaggttggatggggagtgtcgctgcacagatattctcaggtctctccagagatgttcgatctggttaaAGTCCTTGTTCTggcaggtcattgtcctgttggaaggtgacccttggccccagtctgaggtcctgagcactctggagcagattttcatcaacgatctctctgtactttgctccgttcatctttcctcgttcctgactcccagtccctgccactgaaaaacatccccacagcatgatgctgccaccaccatgcttcaccgtagggatggtgccaggtttcctccagacgcttggcattcaggctaaagagttcaatcttggtttcatcagaccagagaatcttgtttctcatggtctgagagtcctttaggtgccttttggcaaactttttactgaggagtggcttctgtctggccactctaccgtaaaggcctgattgagaggaactctggagctctgtcagagtggccatcaggttcttggtcacctcctgaccaaggcccttctccccgattgctcggtttggccgggcagccagctctaggaagagtcttggtggttctacacttcttccatttaagaatgatggaggccactgtgttcttggggaccttcaatgctgcagacgtttgttggtacccttccccagatctgtgcctcgacacaatcctgtctcggcgctctacagacaattcctttggcctcatgcttggtttttgttccgacatgcactgtcaactgtgggaccttatatagacaggtgtgtgggtctttccaaaacatgtccaatcaattgaatttatcacaggtggattccaatcagttgtagaaacatctcacggatgatcaatggaaacaggatggacctgagctcaatttcaagtctcatagcaaagggtctgaatacttatgtaaataaggtatttctgtttttgaaagcctgcattcgctttgtcattatggggtgttgtgtgtagattgaggaaaatgttttatttaatcaattttagaataaggatgtaacataacaaaatgtggaaaaagtgaaggggtctgaatactttccaaatgcgctgtaCTTCAATTCATTTTTTTAACTGGTACCCAGCTACCTTCATACTAGTCTTATGGGACTTGTgggtgtcctagagcaaaacaaccaacatgtTCGTGTGAGTCCCACCTTTCCATAGAAACCGTTCGtacgctacagacgattttgtgaggagcgattttcgggatgtctcacagtctgacaaacacctctctagctctttcacctcagatgggatgtctcctggtctgacaaacacctctctagcttaaactgactgaTATGTTATTGTTATTGACTCTAGGGTTTTTTTAACaagtattttcttgtttttccagGATGGTGTTCTGGTGGATGAGTTTGGTCTGCCACAGATTCCTGCTACATAAAACTACAGATCCCTGCTACATAAAACTACAGATCCCTGCTACATAAAACTACAGATTCCTGCTACACTTTTATATGTAGAGTAACATTTCTACATTACAATGATCTGACCTGAGAACAGGTTACATAACTTACTACCACTGTATTACTAAGGTATTGATGCTGCTTTGGAGATGAGTTTATATTGTTACCGATAGGGTTTACATTTACCTAAAGCCGTCCCTTTAAATGTGGTGTATCT encodes:
- the LOC106591873 gene encoding charged multivesicular body protein 5-like, which gives rise to MLYSRYEGQRDQLAQQSFNMEQANYTIQSLKDTKTTVEAMKIGAKEMKRAYKDVKTDQIEDLQDQLEDMMEDAKEVQESLSRSYGTPEIDEDDLDAELDALGDELLLDDDSSYLDEASSAPSIPEGVPNDSKTKDGVLVDEFGLPQIPAT